Proteins encoded by one window of Pan troglodytes isolate AG18354 chromosome 16, NHGRI_mPanTro3-v2.0_pri, whole genome shotgun sequence:
- the ANPEP gene encoding aminopeptidase N, whose product MAKGFYISKSLGILGILLGVAAVCTIIALSVVYSQEKNKNANSSPVASTTPSASATTNPASATTLDQSKAWNRYRLPNTLKPDSYQVTLRPYLTPNDRGLYVFKGSSTVRFTCKEATDVIIIHSKKLNYTLSQGHRVVLRGVGGSQPPDIDRTELVEPTEYLVVHLKGSLVKDSQYEMDSEFEGELADDLAGFYRSEYMEGNVRKVVATTQMQAADARKSFPCFDEPAMKAEFNITLIHPKDLTALSNMLPKGPSTPLPEDPNWSVTEFHTTPKMSTYLLAFIVSEFDYVEKQASNGVLIRIWARPSAIAVGHGDYALNVTGPILNFFAGHYDTPYPLPKSDQIGLPDFNAGAMENWGLVTYRENSLLFDPLSSSSSNKERVVTVIAHELAHQWFGNLVTIEWWNDLWLNEGFASYVEYLGADYAEPTWNLKDLMVLNDVYRVMAVDALASSHPLSTPSSEINTPAQISELFDAISYSKGASVLRMLSSFLSEDVFKQGLASYLHTFAYQNTIYLNLWDHLQEAVNNRSIQLPTTVRDIMNRWTLQMGFPVITVDTSTGTLSQEHFLLDPDSNVTRPSEFNYVWIVPITSIRDGKQQQDYWLMDVRAQNNLFSTSGNEWVLLNLNVTGYYQVNYDEENWRKIQTQLQTDHSAIPVINRAQIINDAFNLASAHKVPVTLALNNTLFLIEEREYMPWEAALSSLSYFKLMFDRSEVYGPMKNYLKKQVTPLFIHFRNNTNNWREIPENLMDQYNEVNAISTACSNGVPECEEMVSGLFKQWMENPNNNPIHPNLRSTVYCNAIAQGGEEEWDFAWEQFRNATLVNEADKLRAALACSKELWILNRYLSYTLNPDLIRKQDATSTIISITNNVIGQGLVWDFVQSNWKKLFNDYGGGSFSFSNLIQGVTRRFSTEYELQQLEQFKKDNEETGFGSGTRALEQALEKTKANIKWVKENKEVVLQWFTENSK is encoded by the exons ATGGCCAAGGGCTTCTACATTTCCAAGTCCCTGGGCATCCTGGGGATCCTCCTGGGCGTGGCAGCCGTGTGCACAATCATCGCACTGTCAGTGGTGTACTCCCAGGAGAAGAACAAGAACGCCAACAGCTCCCCCGTGGCCTCCACCACCCCGTCCGCCTCAGCCACCACCAACCCCGCCTCGGCCACCACCTTGGACCAAAGTAAAGCGTGGAATCGTTACCGCCTCCCCAACACGCTGAAACCCGATTCCTACCAGGTGACGCTGAGACCGTACCTCACCCCCAATGACAGGGGCCTGTACGTTTTTAAGGGCTCCAGCACCGTCCGTTTCACCTGCAAGGAGGCCACTGACGTCATCATCATCCACAGCAAGAAGCTCAACTACACCCTCAGCCAGGGGCACAGGGTGGTCCTGCGTGGTGTGGGAGGCTCCCAGCCCCCCGACATTGACAGGACTGAGCTGGTGGAGCCCACCGAGTACCTGGTGGTGCACCTCAAGGGCTCCCTGGTGAAGGACAGCCAGTATGAGATGGACAGCGAGTTCGAGGGGGAGTTGGCAGATGACCTGGCGGGCTTCTACCGCAGCGAATACATGGAGGGCAATGTCAGAAA GGTGGTGGCCACAACACAGATGCAGGCCGCAGATGCCCGGAAGTCCTTCCCATGCTTCGATGAGCCGGCCATGAAGGCCGAGTTCAACATCACGCTTATCCACCCCAAGGACCTGACAGCCCTGTCCAACATGCTTCCCAAAG GTCCCAGCACCCCACTTCCAGAAGACCCCAACTGGAGTGTCACTGAGTTCCACACCACGCCCAAGATGTCCACGTACTTGCTGGCCTTCATTGTCAGTGAGTTCGACTACGTGGAGAAGCAGGCATCCAATGGTGTCTTG ATCCGGATCTGGGCCCGGCCCAGTGCCATTGCGGTGGGCCACGGCGATTATGCCCTGAACGTGACGGGCCCCATCCTTAACTTCTTTGCTGGTCATTATGACACACCCTACCCACTCCCAAAATCAG ACCAGATTGGCCTGCCGGACTTCAACGCCGGCGCCATGGAGAACTGGGGACTGGTGACCTACCGGGAGAACTCCCTGCTGTTCGACCCCCTGTCCTCCTCCAGCAGCAACAAGGAGCGGGTGGTCACTGTGATTGCTCATGAGCTGGCCCACCAG TGGTTCGGGAACCTGGTGACCATAGAGTGGTGGAATGACCTGTGGCTGAACGAGGGCTTCGCCTCCTACGTGGAGTACCTGGGTGCTGACTATGCGGAGCCCACCTGGAACTTG AAAGACCTCATGGTGCTGAATGATGTGTACCGCGTGATGGCCGTGGATGCACTGGCCTCCTCCCACCCGCTGTCCACTCCCTCCTCGGAGATCAACACGCCGGCCCAGATCAGTGAGCTGTTTGACGCCATCTCCTACAGCAAG ggcgCCTCAGTCCTCAGGATGCTCTCCAGCTTCCTGTCCGAGGACGTATTCAAGCAGGGCCTGGCA TCCTACCTCCACACCTTTGCCTATCAGAACACCATCTACCTGAACCTATGGGACCACCTGCAGGAG GCTGTGAACAACCGGTCCATCCAACTCCCCACCACCGTGCGCGACATCATGAACCGCTGGACCCTGCAGATGGGCTTCCCGGTCATCACGGTGGATACCAGCACGGGGACCCTTTCCCAGGAGCACTTCCTCCTTGACCCCGATTCCAATGTTACCCGCCCCTCAGAATTCAA CTACGTGTGGATTGTGCCCATCACATCCATCAGAGATGGCAAACAGCAGCAGGACTACTGGCTGATGGATGTAAGAG CCCAGAACAATCTCTTCAGCACATCAGGCAATGAGTGGGTCCTGCTGAACCTCAATGTGACGGGCTATTACCAGGTGAACTATGACGAAGAGAACTGGAGGAAGATTCAGACTCAGCTGCAGACAGACCACTCG GCCATCCCTGTCATCAATCGGGCACAGATCATTAATGACGCCTTCAACCTGGCCAG TGCCCATAAGGTCCCTGTCACTCTGGCGCTGAACAACACCCTCTTCCTGATTGAAGAGAGAGAGTACATGCCCTGGGAGGCCGCCCTGAGCAGCCTGAGCTACTTCAAGCTCATGTTTGACCGCTCTGAGGTCTATGGCCCCATGAAG AACTACCTGAAGAAGCAGGTCACACCCCTCTTCATTCACTTCAGAAATAATACCAACAACTGGAGGGAGATCCCAGAAAACCTGATGGACCA GTACAACGAGGTTAATGCCATCAGCACCGCCTGCTCCAACGGAGTTCCAGAGTGTGAGGAGATGGTCTCTGGCCTTTTCAAGCAGTGGATGGAGAACCCCAATAATAACCC GATCCACCCCAACCTGCGGTCCACCGTCTACTGCAACGCTATCGCCCAGGGCGGTGAGGAGGAGTGGGACTTCGCCTGGGAGCAGTTCCGAAATGCCACACTGGTCAATGAGGCTGACAAGCTCCGAGCAGCCCTGGCCTGCAGCAAAGAGTTGTGGATCCTGAACAG GTACCTGAGCTACACCCTGAACCCTGACTTAATCCGGAAGCAGGACGCCACCTCTACCATCATCAGCATTACCAACAACGTCATCGGGCAAGGTCTGGTCTGGGACTTTGTCCAGAGCAACTGGAAGAAGCTTTTTAACGA tTATGGTGGTGGCTCGTTCTCCTTCTCCAACCTCATCCAGGGAGTGACACGACGATTCTCCACCGAGTATGAGCTGCAGCAG